A genomic region of Cyprinus carpio isolate SPL01 chromosome B11, ASM1834038v1, whole genome shotgun sequence contains the following coding sequences:
- the LOC109099022 gene encoding mediator of RNA polymerase II transcription subunit 26-like → MKRASSRPHQLKEQLLRAINGQNSIQNTMAVLDVICCLEKYPMTKEALVETRLGKLINDVRKRSTDEDLVKRLKNLIRRWQRLVEVNEVAAKELSSFADDSTSAECIPGSTQTLTENNSRTLFHSTMSERAEISGSVPDKTIKYPNNFRKSKIPVRAIKPYSSSIEHLQHTTSWRTSLSNHHSQNTIIKDQHESERNAASASHSNEKHFLVAKEPARSTSITSDLSNSSIQDSYIKLQQPSDLLNILKPATLNSNLDEVSSTVTDTNIRGFEDKMRKKQHNSHTVKLDGEDSNKTAQLQAGKLAYDPHTQQIKPISSKTFTEDCQRSTGSEIQDSEHLENSLRSFQQKNTREMSQSRMIQNSLLISEKSGMSFSVGENIKQQIKNSNECRKTHGFIPEFPVTDLPGVSREVTEQDLVRIRSQRWHGVNGCYDNQNIWYDWTQSITLDPYGDGSKLKILPYVGIDYRQSF, encoded by the exons ATGAAAAGAGCTTCATCAAGACCTCATCAACTCAAAGAGCAGCTCCTTCGGGCCATCAATGGTCAAAATAGT ATACAGAACACGATGGCTGTATTGGATGTGATATGCTGCCTGGAAAAATACCCCATGACTAAAGAGGCTCTAGTG GAAACCAGGCTTGGAAAGTTGATCAATGATGTGAGAAAAAGGAGCACAGATGAAGATCTTGTTAAACGTTTAAAAAATCTTATACGACGTTGGCAGAGGCTGGTTGAAGTAAACGAAGTCGCAGCCAAAGAGCTCTCAAGTTTTGCAGACGATTCGACTTCTGCTGAATGCATTCCTGGGTCAACACAAACCCTTACTGAAAATAACAGCAGAACTCTTTTTCACAGTACCATGAGTGAGAGGGCTGAAATATCTGGTTCTGTACCAGATAAAACCATTAAATATCCAAACAATTTTAGAAAGAGTAAAATACCTGTCCGTGCAATCAAACCATATTCCTCGTCCATCGAGCATTTACAACATACCACAAGCTGGAGAACATCTCTGTCCAATCATCATTCCCAAAATACCATTATCAAAGACCAGCACGAGTCTGAAAGAAACGCCGCCTCTGCCAGTCACAGCAACGAAAAGCACTTTTTGGTGGCCAAGGAACCAGCACGATCCACTTCTATTACTTCTGATCTATCTAATTCATCCATCCAGGATTCATACATAAAGCTGCAACAGCCTTCAGACCTCCTCAACATACTCAAACCTGCTACACTAAACAGTAATCTCGATGAGGTCTCCAGCACAGTGACAGACACAAACATAAGGGGTTTTGAGGATAAGATGAGGAAGAAACAGCATAACAGTCACACTGTCAAACTCGATGGAGAGGACAGTAACAAAACGGCACAACTGCAAGCGGGCAAACTAGCATACGACCCTCATACTCAACAAATCAAACCTATatcaagcaaaacatttacagAAGATTGCCAGAGATCAACAGGAAGTGAAATCCAGGACAGTGAGCATCTGGAAAACAGCCTTCGATCATTCCAACAGAAAAACACTAGAGAGATGTCACAAAGTAGGATGATTCAGAATAGCTTACTGATTTCAGAAAAGTCAGGGATGAGTTTTTCTGTGGGTGAGAACATCAAGCAACAGATAAAAAATTCCAATGAATGCAGAAAAACTCATGGGTTCATACCTGAGTTCCCTGTGACAGACCTTCCAGGGGTCAGCCGAGAGGTCACGGAGCAAGACCTCGTCAGGATACGCAGTCAGCGATGGCATGGTGTGAATGGCTGTTATGATAACCAGAATATCTGGTATGACTGGACTCAGTCCATCACCCTGGATCCATATGGGGATGGGAGTAAACTTAAGATTTTGCCTTATGTTGGCATAGATTACAGACAGAGTTTTTAG
- the LOC109099024 gene encoding exportin-2 has product MELNDGNLQTLTEYLQKTLSPDPAVRRPAEKFLESVEGNQNYPILLLTLLEKSQDEVIRVCAAVTFKNYIKRNWRIVEDEPNKISDPDRTAIKANIVNLMLTSPEQIQKQLSDAISILGREDFPQKWPDLLTEMVNRFQSGDFHIINGVLRTAHSLFKRYRHEFKSNELWSEIKLVLDTFAQPLTELFKATIDLCQTHATDVNALKVLFSSLTLISKLFYSLNFQDLPEFFEDNMETWMTHFHNLLTLDNKLLQTEDEEEAGLLELLKSQICDNAALYAQKYDEEFQPYLPRFVTAIWNLLVTTGQEVKYDLLVSNAIQFLASVCERPHYKHLFEDQNVLTSICEKVIVPNMEFRSADEEAFEDNAEEYIIRDLEGSDIDTRRRAACDLVRGLCKFFEGPVTGIFSGYVSSMLTEYAKNPGVNWKHKDAAIYLVTSLASKAQTQKHGITQANELVNLCEFFVNHILVDLKSPSVNEFPVLKADAIKYVMTFRSQLPKEQLLEAVPLLVAHLQAESIVQHTYAAHALERLFTMRGANNATLITPAEMAPFTEQLLNNLFKALAIPGSSENEYMMKAIMRSFSLLQEAIVPYIPTLIGQLTHKLLLVSKNPSKPHFNHYLFESLCLSIRITCKANRDTVGSFEEALFPVFTEILQNDVQEFVPYVFQVMSLLLEIHTSSIPSSYMALFPHLLQPVLWERTGNIPPLVRLLQAYLEKGATTIASTAADKIPGLLGVFQKLIASKANDHQGFYLLNSIVEHMPPDSITQYRKQIFILLFQRLQSSKTTKFVKSFMVFINLYCVKYGAIALQEIFDDIQPKMFGMVVEKIIIPEVQKVSGQVEKKICAVGITKILTECPAMMDTEYTKLWTPLLQALIGLFELPEDDSIPDDEHFIDIEDTPGYQTAFSQLAFAGKKEHDPIGDAVNNPKILLAQSLHKLSTACPGRVPSMLSTSLPAEALQFLQGYLQAATVQLV; this is encoded by the exons ATGGAGCTGAATGATGGAAATCTCCAAACCCTGACTGAGTATCTGCAGAAAACACTAAGCCCTGACCCAGCTGTGAGACGGCCAG CTGAGAAATTTCTGGAATCAGTGGAGGGAAACCAGAACTACCCCATTTTACTGCTCACGTTACTAGAGAAGTCCCAAGATGAGGTCATTCGCGTGTGTGCAGCCGTCACCTTCAAGAACTACATCAAGAGGAACTGGCGCATA GTTGAGGACGAACCAAACAAGATCTCTGATCCTGACCGGACTGCTATCAAAGCCAACATTGTAAACTTGATGCTAACCAGCCCAGAGCAAATACAAAAACAG CTGAGTGATGCGATCAGCATCCTCGGGCGAGAGGATTTCCCTCAGAAATGGCCGGATCTCCTGACCGAGATGGTAAATCGGTTTCAGAGCGGGGACTTCCACATCATCAATGGAGTTCTTCGCACGGCACACTCCCTTTTTAAAAG ATACCGCCATGAGTTTAAGTCCAATGAGCTGTGGTCAGAGATCAAGCTGGTACTGGACACTTTTGCACAGCCTCTCACTGAACTCTTCAAG GCTACGATTGATTTGTGTCAGACTCATGCAACAGATGTCAATGCCCTGAAAGTGCTCTTTTCTTCCCTAACACTTATTTCAAAACTTTTCTACAGCCTTAACTTCCAG GATCTCCCGGAGTTCTTTGAGGATAACATGGAGACTTGGATGACacattttcataacttattgACTTTGGATAACAAGCTGTTGCAAACAGAA GATGAGGAGGAGGCTGGTCTGCTGGAGCTGTTGAAATCCCAAATCTGTGATAACGCAGCACTTTACGCTCAAAAATACGATGAAGAGTTCCAGCCTTACTTGCCTCGCTTCGTCACAGCTATCTGGAACCTGCTGGTCACAACTGGACAGGAGGTTAAATATGACTTG CTTGTGAGCAATGCTATCCAGTTTTTGGCATCAGTGTGTGAGCGGCCGCACTATAAGCATCTCTTTGAAGACCAGAACGTTCTTACCAGCATCTGTGAGAAGGTCATCGTACCCAACATGGAGTTTAGAA GTGCAGATGAAGAGGCTTTTGAAGATAACGCAGAGGAGTACATCATCAGAGACCTTGAAGGCTCAG ACATCGACACGAGGCGTAGAGCAGCCTGTGATTTGGTACGAGGCCTCTGTAAGTTCTTCGAGGGCCCGGTGACGGGCATCTTCTCTGGCTATGTGAGCTCCATGCTGACAGAATATGCCAAGAACCCCGGGGTGAACTGGAAACACAAAGATGCTGCTATCTACCTGGTCACATCTCTGGCCTCCAAAGCTCAGACACAAAAG CATGGAATAACACAAGCCAATGAGTTGGTGAACCTGTGTGAATTCTTCGTCAACCACATTCTAGTAGACCTGAAATCTCCCAGTG TGAATGAGTTCCCAGTTTTGAAAGCAGATGCCATCAAGTATGTAATGACCTTCAGAAGTCAA CTCCCTAAAGAGCAGCTGTTGGAGGCTGTTCCTCTCCTGGTGGCCCACCTGCAGGCAGAGAGCATCGTTCAGCACACCTATGCAGCACATGCACTCGAGAGACTCTTCACCATGAGAGGAGCCAACAACGCCACTCT CATTACTCCTGCAGAAATGGCGCCATTCACAGAACAGTTACTCAACAATCTTTTCAAAGCTTTAGCAATCCCTGGTTCATCTGAGAACGAGTACATGATGAAAG CCATCATGAGGAGTTTCTCCCTCTTACAGGAAGCCATTGTGCCCTACATCCCCACTCTCATTGGCCAACTGACTCATAAGCTCCTCCTTGTCAGCAAG AATCCCAGTAAGCCGCATTTCAACCATTACCTGTTTGAGTCGCTGTGCCTGTCCATCAGGATCACCTGCAAGGCCAATCGGGACACTGTGGGCAGCTTTGAAGAGGCCCTGTTTCCTGTGTTTACTGAGATCCTCCAGAATGATGTGCAGG AGTTTGTTCCGTACGTCTTCCAGGTGATGTCTCTGCTGCTGGAGATCCACACAAGCTCCATCCCCTCCTCCTACATGGCCCTGTTTCCTCACCTCCTGCAGCCCGTGCTGTGGGAACGCACAGGAAACATCCCTCCTCTCGTCCGGCTGCTGCAGGCCTATCTGGAGAAAGGAGCCACCACCATCGCCAGCACAGCGGCTGACAAGATT CCTGGTCTTCTTGGAGTATTCCAGAAGCTCATCGCATCCAAGGCTAATGACCATCAAGGCTTCTATCTGCTCAACAGTATAGTGGAGCACATGCCTCC AGATTCCATCACCCAGTACAGGAAGCAGATCTTTATTCTGCTTTTCCAGAGGCTTCAGAGCTCTAAGACCACAAAATTTGTAAAGA GTTTCATGGTTTTTATCAACCTTTATTGTGTGAAATATGGAGCAATTGCATTGCAGGAGATATTTGATGACATCCAGCCAAA GATGTTTGGCATGGTCGTAGAGAAGATCATAATTCCTGAGGTGCAGAAGGTCTCGGGGCAGGTGGAGAAGAAGATCTGTGCTGTGGGCATCACGAAGATCCTCACTGAGTGTCCTGCCATGATGGACACGGAGTACACCAAACTCTG GACTCCTTTGTTGCAGGCTCTGATTGGTCTGTTTGAGTTACCAGAAGACGACAGCATCCCAGACGATGAGCATTTCATAGACATAGAGGACACTCCAGGATACCAGACGGCTTTCTCACAGCTTGCTTTTGCAGGGAAGAAAGAGCATGATCCCATCGGAGATGCTGTCAACAATCCCAAAATCCTCCTAGCTCAGTCCTTACACAAACTCTCCACCGCCTGTCCTGGAAGG GTGCCCTCCATGTTGAGCACCAGTCTGCCAGCAGAAGCTCTTCAGTTCCTGCAGGGTTACCTTCAGGCTGCCACCGTACAGCTGGTGTAG